The following are encoded together in the Methanosarcina flavescens genome:
- a CDS encoding M23 family metallopeptidase, with protein MTSPEILPYWNPTYYVIIEHNRELFCKYGEFAGFTVKKGDEIEPGQLIGHVGMVLNSSKIDESCPLYIRKLKDRNPSMLHFEFWKKQPITTHRNYLGGNWFGEEKPENLIDPTGYLEQILS; from the coding sequence ATGACCTCGCCTGAAATCCTGCCTTATTGGAATCCGACTTATTATGTAATTATTGAACATAACAGGGAACTGTTCTGTAAATACGGTGAGTTTGCAGGCTTTACCGTGAAAAAAGGAGACGAAATCGAACCCGGGCAATTGATAGGGCATGTGGGCATGGTACTGAACTCCAGCAAAATCGATGAATCCTGCCCGCTTTATATCCGGAAGTTAAAAGACAGGAATCCGAGCATGCTTCATTTTGAGTTCTGGAAAAAGCAGCCCATTACTACGCACAGGAATTATCTTGGGGGAAACTGGTTTGGCGAAGAAAAGCCTGAAAACCTGATTGATCCTACGGGCTACCTTGAACAAATACTATCGTGA
- a CDS encoding tetratricopeptide repeat protein yields the protein MGIEKKTKKHRALLERYGNRLKDLDPELITPEDEIALKEAFIHAKEAFEPEELVSWFTVKAAPFYRSGSWKVLFPLYEELLGIVEKEIGPESPEAASVLNGLAGIYRYMENYEEALRFFLMALRIRENLANQPRPETGDTLSELGTLYYLMERHEEAVSYYTRALEIQENFLSPQNLGAVRTLNRMAFFYKGLEKPEKAEEHFRRALKLLEKLLEQEPESHAVMRYKAGTLNNLGVLLAEMGKLDEAEDTYGQALKLQEKVYGAEHPQVAQTLNNLALLYFQTTRYEKAMILYTRSLEIMEKFGKTEHTGFATTLNNLAGVYIQKGRYEKALELYTRALEIRERILGPDSPDVAKTLNNMGELYRILGQHKKALSLYTRALQIYEITLGPTHPDIGTTLNNLAGLHESMGEYETAIDLYEKSLDIIEKRYGPDHPYFKITRNNLLGLYEKIERSWRS from the coding sequence TTGGGAATTGAAAAGAAAACGAAAAAACATCGAGCTCTGCTTGAAAGGTACGGGAACAGGCTGAAAGATCTGGATCCGGAGCTTATCACTCCTGAAGATGAAATTGCCTTAAAGGAAGCATTTATACATGCAAAGGAAGCTTTTGAACCGGAAGAACTGGTAAGCTGGTTCACAGTTAAAGCCGCACCTTTCTACAGATCCGGATCCTGGAAAGTGCTCTTCCCCCTTTATGAAGAACTGCTTGGTATTGTGGAAAAGGAAATTGGGCCTGAGAGTCCAGAGGCTGCATCTGTACTGAACGGGCTTGCAGGAATCTACCGTTATATGGAGAATTACGAAGAAGCCCTAAGGTTTTTTTTAATGGCTTTGAGAATCCGCGAAAACCTTGCCAACCAACCTAGACCTGAAACCGGGGATACACTAAGTGAGCTTGGTACTCTCTACTATCTGATGGAGAGGCATGAAGAGGCTGTCTCATACTACACCCGCGCTCTGGAGATTCAGGAGAATTTCCTTAGCCCACAGAACCTCGGCGCTGTCAGGACCCTGAACAGGATGGCTTTTTTTTATAAGGGGCTGGAAAAGCCTGAGAAAGCTGAAGAGCACTTCAGGAGGGCTCTCAAACTTCTCGAAAAACTTCTTGAGCAGGAGCCTGAAAGCCATGCGGTTATGAGGTATAAAGCCGGAACCTTGAATAACCTGGGCGTTTTGCTCGCGGAGATGGGCAAACTTGATGAAGCTGAGGATACTTATGGGCAGGCTTTAAAGCTTCAGGAAAAGGTATATGGTGCTGAGCATCCGCAGGTTGCCCAGACTCTGAACAATCTTGCCCTGCTCTATTTCCAGACCACAAGATATGAAAAAGCCATGATCCTTTACACAAGATCCCTAGAAATCATGGAAAAATTCGGAAAAACTGAACATACGGGCTTTGCTACGACCCTTAACAACCTCGCAGGCGTCTATATCCAGAAAGGCCGTTATGAAAAAGCGCTGGAGTTATACACGCGAGCCCTCGAAATCCGGGAGCGCATCCTGGGTCCTGACAGTCCTGACGTTGCGAAGACCTTAAACAACATGGGTGAACTTTATAGGATCCTTGGTCAGCACAAAAAAGCCCTTTCTCTCTATACTCGTGCCCTTCAGATTTATGAAATAACTCTAGGCCCGACCCATCCCGATATCGGCACAACTCTTAACAACCTTGCAGGTCTGCATGAAAGCATGGGCGAATACGAAACTGCAATCGACCTATATGAAAAATCCCTCGATATAATCGAAAAAAGATATGGCCCAGACCATCCCTATTTTAAAATCACACGAAATAATTTACTTGGCCTGTACGAAAAAATAGAACGAAGCTGGCGGAGCTAA
- a CDS encoding GTPase: MASYKALVKDVIRKADVLLEIIDARFPDETRNSEVERDIIRLNKPLIIVINKSDLVSKEKLEKTKTRLSKIAPVVFVSSRERSGTTMLRHQILASAAIKAGIKGRDILVGTLGYPNVGKSSVINSVTGRHRASTSPISGHTKGVQHVYAGSHIMFIDTPGVIPFDEKDEYLQGLLGIKDATHLKDKIGVALKIIEKMLAENKAALESFYNVTIEDESSYDVLEMIGRLCNFLQKKGEVDETRTATRIINDWQNGLLLI; this comes from the coding sequence ATGGCGAGCTACAAAGCCCTTGTAAAAGATGTTATCAGAAAAGCTGATGTCCTTCTCGAAATAATAGATGCTAGATTTCCTGACGAGACCCGGAACAGCGAAGTAGAACGCGATATTATTCGCTTAAACAAACCTCTCATAATAGTAATCAACAAATCTGATCTCGTATCAAAGGAAAAACTTGAGAAGACAAAAACCCGTCTTTCAAAAATTGCACCTGTAGTTTTTGTCTCCAGCAGGGAAAGGTCAGGAACAACAATGCTCAGGCACCAAATCCTTGCATCTGCCGCTATAAAAGCGGGTATAAAAGGGCGAGATATCCTGGTCGGCACTCTCGGCTATCCCAATGTCGGCAAATCCTCCGTAATCAACAGCGTCACAGGCAGGCACAGGGCAAGTACGTCTCCTATATCAGGCCACACAAAAGGCGTTCAGCACGTATATGCAGGTTCACACATTATGTTTATAGACACGCCTGGGGTTATCCCCTTTGATGAGAAAGATGAATACCTCCAGGGCCTGCTAGGAATAAAGGATGCAACCCACCTCAAGGACAAGATAGGAGTAGCCTTGAAAATAATCGAAAAAATGCTTGCCGAAAATAAAGCAGCCCTTGAATCGTTCTATAATGTTACAATCGAAGACGAAAGTTCTTACGATGTGCTTGAGATGATAGGCAGACTGTGTAATTTCCTGCAGAAGAAAGGAGAGGTGGATGAAACAAGAACCGCTACCAGAATAATCAATGACTGGCAAAACGGGCTGCTTCTTATATAA
- a CDS encoding NTPase yields MLRIAVTGSPGIGKSTVVAKVAEKLADQPGLEIGGIQTAEIRNEGKREGFSIKDLSTGKTGFLASIRGNGPRVGKYHVNLEDLERIGANALRSALDCDLIVIDEVGPMELKSEAFVSAVEAVLKSNKSVLAVLHRSSSHQLAQRMRKEFEVLTVDEENRDKLPEKIINSFMEMG; encoded by the coding sequence ATGTTAAGAATCGCAGTAACCGGCAGCCCGGGTATTGGAAAATCAACAGTTGTGGCAAAAGTTGCTGAAAAACTTGCCGACCAGCCGGGCTTAGAAATAGGCGGCATCCAGACTGCTGAAATCCGGAATGAAGGGAAGAGGGAAGGATTCTCGATAAAAGATCTTTCTACCGGAAAAACAGGATTTCTGGCTTCTATCAGAGGAAATGGGCCTAGAGTTGGAAAATATCACGTCAACCTGGAAGACCTTGAAAGAATCGGGGCAAATGCTCTAAGGAGTGCTCTGGATTGTGACCTTATAGTTATCGATGAGGTTGGGCCGATGGAGCTCAAATCCGAAGCTTTCGTTTCGGCAGTTGAAGCAGTCCTGAAATCCAATAAATCTGTTCTTGCTGTACTACATCGGTCAAGCAGCCACCAATTGGCTCAAAGGATGAGGAAAGAATTCGAGGTATTGACGGTTGATGAGGAGAATCGGGATAAGCTGCCTGAAAAAATCATAAACAGTTTCATGGAAATGGGGTGA